The following proteins come from a genomic window of Anabas testudineus chromosome 3, fAnaTes1.2, whole genome shotgun sequence:
- the LOC113174120 gene encoding C-C motif chemokine 18-like isoform X4, producing the protein MKMLLVVVLTLICFLCHSSDGQVGVKETLNSACCNGYSKVKVPKGMITNMVKTSSPCPAIVVTTVCGKKICMDPDWKFAQAVLRHFENSTAENGSPSAPFNVKKCSKKQ; encoded by the exons aTGAAGATGTTGCTGGTTGTCGTACTGACTCTGATCTGCTTCCTGTGTCACAGCTCTGATG GTCAGGTTGGAGTAAAAGAAACATTGAATTCAGCATGTTGTAATGggtacagtaaagtaaaagttcCTAAGGGAATGATTACAAACATGGTGAAGACCTCATCTCCATGTCCAGCAATTGT aGTCACAACTGTTTGTGGTAAGAAGATTTGTATGGATCCCGACTGGAAGTTCGCTCAGGCTGTGCTACGTCACTTTGAGAACTCAACTGCTGAAAACGGTTCACCATCCGCTCCTTTCAACGTCAAGAAGTGTTcaaagaaacagtga
- the LOC113174630 gene encoding potassium voltage-gated channel subfamily G member 4, whose protein sequence is MPIISNANHDFSTYSISSDDSSLDRFFTEIPETETIKGVYFQRAQLLRDPKASYVVDHTLQVLINVGGNRYTFPWSTLEQFPQSRLGRLRFCTTPEEIARLCDDYDETCKEYFFDRNPTAFRVILNFLAAGKLRLLRELCAVSLHDELDYWGVDPGHMERCCRRRMITRVEEVAERERKEEEWRHKRMMLKKSNTEVEKGSHRLIWMLREVVENPHSGLAGKMFACLSVIMVLVTVVSLCISTMPELRNEENKGECSQRCHSMFVVESICVAWFTLEFVLRFVNAQSKLAFARGPLNIIDAIAILPYYVSLVVDVRDESQEEVIMGAGRGYLDKLSLILRLLRALRILYVMRLARHSLGLQTLGLTMQRSMREFGLLLLFVCVAVTLFSPLVHLAESELAPFAATQPHHSFSSIPASYWWAIISMTTVGYGDMVPRSIPGQIVAMTSILSGILIMAFPATSIFHTFSRSYQELKQEYERLWKEERDEEIAAESEKSWSKVDLSPDELVSVSKEENNRLMSSERRQSTLPATAF, encoded by the exons ATGCCCATCATCAGCAATGCCAACCATGACTTCAGCACCTACTCCATCAGCAGTGATGACAGCAGCCTCGACCGCTTCTTCACTGAGATCCCAGAGACTGAGACTATCAAGGGTGTGTACTTTCAGCGTGCCCAGCTGCTTCGTGACCCCAAAGCCTCATATGTGGTTGACCACACCCTGCAGGTGCTCATCAATGTTGGGGGAAACCGCTACACCTTCCCCTGGAGCACCTTAGAGCAATTTCCTCAGAGCCGACTGGGACGCCTTCGCTTCTGCACTACCCCTGAAGAGATTGCACGACTCTGTGATGACTATGATGAGACATGCAAGGAGTATTTCTTTGACCGAAACCCTACAGCCTTCAGGGTCATCCTTAATTTCCTAGCTGCAGGAAAACTGCGTCTGCTTCGGGAACTGTGTGCGGTGTCACTGCATGATGAGCTTGACTACTGGGGTGTGGACCCAGGACATATGGAGCGTTGTTGCCGCCGTCGAATGATCACCCGTGTGGAAGAAGTGGCCGAGCGAGAACGCAAGGAAGAGGAGTGGAGGCATAAACGGATGATGCTGAAGAAAAGCAACACAGAGGTTGAAAAGGGCTCTCACAGATTGATCTGGATGCTGCGAGAAGTGGTTGAAAACCCTCACTCCGGGCTGGCCGGGAAGATGTTTGCTTGCCTCTCTGTCATCATGGTGCTGGTCACTGTAGTCAGCCTGTGCATCAGCACCATGCCAGAACtcagaaatgaagaaaacaag GGTGAGTGCTCCCAGAGGTGTCACAGCATGTTTGTGGTGGAGTCCATCTGTGTGGCCTGGTTCACCTTGGAGTTTGTGCTGCGATTTGTCAATGCACAGAGCAAGCTGGCCTTCGCCCGCGGGCCCCTCAACATCATCGATGCCATCGCCATCCTGCCCTACTATGTGTCCCTGGTGGTCGACGTCAGAGATGAGTCACAAGAGGAAGTCATCATGGGTGCCGGCAGAGGCTATCTGGACAAACTCAGTCTGATCCTGCGCCTGCTGCGGGCCCTTCGGATCCTGTATGTGATGCGGCTGGCTCGCCACTCTCTGGGTCTGCAGACGTTAGGGCTGACCATGCAGCGCAGCATGAGAGAATttggcctgctgctgctgttcgtCTGCGTGGCCGTGACCCTCTTCTCACCTCTGGTGCATCTAGCGGAGAGTGAACTAGCCCCGTTTGCTGCCACACAACCGCACCACAGCTTCAGCAGCATCCCAGCCTCTTACTGGTGGGCCATCATCTCTATGACCACTGTGGGCTATGGCGACATGGTGCCACGCAGCATCCCTGGACAAATAGTGGCAATGACGAGCATCCTGAGTGGCATCCTCATCATGGCGTTCCCCGCCACCTCCATCTTCCACACCTTCTCCCGCTCCTATCAGGAGCTTAAGCAGGAGTATGAGCGGctgtggaaggaggagagagacgagGAAATTGCCGCCGAGTCAGAGAAGAGTTGGTCCAAGGTTGATTTGTCACCAGATGAGCTTGTTTCTGTGtccaaagaagaaaacaacaggcTGATGTCAAGCGAGAGACGTCAATCCACACTTCCAGCTACAGCTTTCTAA
- the LOC113174120 gene encoding C-C motif chemokine 19-like isoform X5, whose translation MKMLLVVVLTLICFLCHSSDGLDGVKLTLNSACCNGYRKTPVPKGMITNMVKAPSPCPAIVVTTVCGKMMCVDPTWKFAQAVLRQFERSTAENGSPSAPFNVLKCSKKQ comes from the exons aTGAAGATGTTGCTGGTTGTCGTACTGACTCTGATCTGCTTCCTGTGTCACAGCTCTGATG GTCTGGATGGAGTAAAACTAACATTGAATTCAGCATGCTGTAATGGCTACAGAAAAACACCAGTTCCTAAGGGAATGATTACAAACATGGTGAAGGCCCCATCTCCATGTCCAGCAATTGT aGTCACAACTGTATGTGGTAAGATGATGTGTGTTGATCCCACCTGGAAGTTCGCTCAGGCTGTGCTACGTCAGTTTGAGAGGTCAACTGCTGAAAACGGTTCACCATCCGCTCCTTTCAACGTCCTAAAGTGTTcaaagaaacagtga
- the LOC113174122 gene encoding C-C motif chemokine 18-like has protein sequence MKMLLVVVLTLICFLCHSSDGQVGVKAILGTSCCNGYNKTAVPKGMITNMWMASSPCPGIVVTTVCGRTICVDPTWKFAQAVLRQFKRSTTENGSPSAPFNVKKCSEKH, from the exons aTGAAGATGTTGCTGGTTGTCGTACTGACTCTGATCTGCTTCCTGTGTCACAGCTCTGATG GTCAGGTTGGAGTAAAAGCAATATTGGGTACATCATGCTGTAATGGCtacaataaaacagcagttCCTAAGGGAATGATTACAAACATGTGGATGGCCTCATCTCCATGTCCAGGAATTGT aGTCACAACTGTTTGTGGTAGGACGATTTGTGTTGATCCCACCTGGAAGTTTGCTCAGGCTGTGCTACGTCAGTTTAAGAGGTCAACTACTGAAAACGGTTCACCATCTGCTCCTTTCAACGTCAAGAAGTGttcagagaaacactga
- the LOC113174120 gene encoding C-C motif chemokine 18-like isoform X1, with amino-acid sequence MTLRVVSLDLVYYLVNKSWEELFISYNNYFQVSNTDQTRSALKIKDSDPHRRRTSVSVTMKMLLVVVLTLICFLCHSSDGQAGVEATLNSACCNGYSKVKVPKEWITHMVMASSPCPGIVVTTVCGKTLCVDPTWKFAQAVLSQFERSTANNSLPSAPFNVQKCPKTQ; translated from the exons ATGACGCTGAGGGTCGTGTCGCTGGACTTAGTTTATTACTTAGTAAACAAGAGTTGGGAGGAGTTGTTTATTTCTTATAACAACTATTTTCAG GTCTCCAACACAGATCAGACCAGATCAGCCCTGAAGATTAAAGACTCTGAtccacacagaagaagaacatctgtctctgtcaccaTGAAGATGTTGCTGGTTGTCGTACTGACTCTGATCTGCTTCCTGTGTCACAGCTCTGATG GTCAGGCTGGAGTAGAAGCAACATTGAATTCAGCATGTTGTAATGggtacagtaaagtaaaagttcCTAAGGAATGGATTACACACATGGTGATGGCCTCATCTCCATGTCCAGGAATTGT aGTCACAACTGTTTGTGGTAAGACGCTTTGTGTTGATCCCACCTGGAAGTTCGCTCAGGCTGTGCTAAGTCAGTTTGAGAGGTCAACTGCAAACAACAGCTTACCATCTGCTCCTTTCAACGTCCAAAAGTGCccaaagacacagtga
- the LOC113174120 gene encoding C-C motif chemokine 18-like isoform X3, with amino-acid sequence MTLRVVSLDLVYYLVNKSWEELFISYNNYFQSNTDQTRSALKIKDSDPHRRRTSVSVTMKMLLVVVLTLICFLCHSSDGQAGVEATLNSACCNGYSKVKVPKEWITHMVMASSPCPGIVVTTVCGKTLCVDPTWKFAQAVLSQFERSTANNSLPSAPFNVQKCPKTQ; translated from the exons ATGACGCTGAGGGTCGTGTCGCTGGACTTAGTTTATTACTTAGTAAACAAGAGTTGGGAGGAGTTGTTTATTTCTTATAACAACTATTTTCAG TCCAACACAGATCAGACCAGATCAGCCCTGAAGATTAAAGACTCTGAtccacacagaagaagaacatctgtctctgtcaccaTGAAGATGTTGCTGGTTGTCGTACTGACTCTGATCTGCTTCCTGTGTCACAGCTCTGATG GTCAGGCTGGAGTAGAAGCAACATTGAATTCAGCATGTTGTAATGggtacagtaaagtaaaagttcCTAAGGAATGGATTACACACATGGTGATGGCCTCATCTCCATGTCCAGGAATTGT aGTCACAACTGTTTGTGGTAAGACGCTTTGTGTTGATCCCACCTGGAAGTTCGCTCAGGCTGTGCTAAGTCAGTTTGAGAGGTCAACTGCAAACAACAGCTTACCATCTGCTCCTTTCAACGTCCAAAAGTGCccaaagacacagtga
- the LOC113174120 gene encoding C-C motif chemokine 19-like isoform X6: MKMLLVVVLTLICFLCHSSDGLDGVKLTLNSACCNGYRKTPVPKGMITNMVKAPSPCPAIVVTTVCGKKICMDPDWKFAQAVLRHFENSTAENGSPSAPFNVKKCSKKQ; this comes from the exons aTGAAGATGTTGCTGGTTGTCGTACTGACTCTGATCTGCTTCCTGTGTCACAGCTCTGATG GTCTGGATGGAGTAAAACTAACATTGAATTCAGCATGCTGTAATGGCTACAGAAAAACACCAGTTCCTAAGGGAATGATTACAAACATGGTGAAGGCCCCATCTCCATGTCCAGCAATTGT aGTCACAACTGTTTGTGGTAAGAAGATTTGTATGGATCCCGACTGGAAGTTCGCTCAGGCTGTGCTACGTCACTTTGAGAACTCAACTGCTGAAAACGGTTCACCATCCGCTCCTTTCAACGTCAAGAAGTGTTcaaagaaacagtga
- the LOC113174120 gene encoding uncharacterized protein LOC113174120 isoform X2, protein MTLRVVSLDLVYYLVNKSWEELFISYNNYFQVSNTDQTRSALKIKDSDPHRRRTSVSVTMKMLLVVVLTLICFLCHSSDGQAGVEATLNSACCNGYSKVKVPKEWITHMVMASSPCPGIVVTTVCGKKICMDPDWKFAQAVLRHFENSTAENGSPSAPFNVKKCSKKQ, encoded by the exons ATGACGCTGAGGGTCGTGTCGCTGGACTTAGTTTATTACTTAGTAAACAAGAGTTGGGAGGAGTTGTTTATTTCTTATAACAACTATTTTCAG GTCTCCAACACAGATCAGACCAGATCAGCCCTGAAGATTAAAGACTCTGAtccacacagaagaagaacatctgtctctgtcaccaTGAAGATGTTGCTGGTTGTCGTACTGACTCTGATCTGCTTCCTGTGTCACAGCTCTGATG GTCAGGCTGGAGTAGAAGCAACATTGAATTCAGCATGTTGTAATGggtacagtaaagtaaaagttcCTAAGGAATGGATTACACACATGGTGATGGCCTCATCTCCATGTCCAGGAATTGT aGTCACAACTGTTTGTGGTAAGAAGATTTGTATGGATCCCGACTGGAAGTTCGCTCAGGCTGTGCTACGTCACTTTGAGAACTCAACTGCTGAAAACGGTTCACCATCCGCTCCTTTCAACGTCAAGAAGTGTTcaaagaaacagtga